In one window of Methanoculleus chikugoensis DNA:
- a CDS encoding UDP-glucose dehydrogenase family protein: MKISIIGCGYVGCVTGVCFADLGHDVVLVDVDPAKVRAITAGQSPIYEPGLEDLIRKNRDRISATTDLRVAVGSTDITFVAVGTPSREDGAIDLSYILTACEEIGQALKEKEAFHTVIIKSTVFPGTTKEMAGPVLERGSGKMAGKDFGLGSNPEFLREGSAVRDCLSPDRIVIGADDPRTAGILGDLYAPVGAAVLVTPVTTAEMIKYTSNAVLAAKISLANEIGNLCKRLGVDSREVFTVVGMDGRVSPAFFRTGIGFGGSCFPKDVRALIAGARAHGEDLKILRAVLEVNEEQPKRLLSLLQRHIPDLQGKTIGVLGLAFKPDTDDVRESRAIPVVADLLAAGARVVAYDPAAMENFRRVFPQVTYAPAPDEVLEADAVLILTEWGEFEGLDYRGRIVIDGRRLEKAKDEAAVYEGVCW; the protein is encoded by the coding sequence ATGAAGATCTCCATCATCGGCTGCGGGTATGTCGGGTGCGTGACCGGGGTATGCTTTGCCGACTTGGGCCACGATGTGGTCCTCGTCGATGTCGACCCGGCAAAGGTTCGGGCGATCACTGCAGGGCAGTCTCCTATCTACGAACCCGGGCTTGAGGATCTAATCCGGAAGAACCGCGACCGGATCAGCGCGACCACGGACCTTCGAGTTGCTGTTGGATCGACCGACATCACCTTCGTCGCGGTCGGGACGCCCTCACGGGAAGACGGGGCGATCGATCTATCCTACATCCTTACCGCGTGCGAAGAGATTGGGCAGGCCCTCAAGGAAAAGGAGGCTTTCCACACGGTCATCATCAAAAGCACGGTCTTTCCCGGGACGACGAAAGAGATGGCCGGCCCGGTTCTTGAGAGGGGCTCCGGGAAGATGGCCGGAAAAGACTTCGGTCTTGGCTCAAACCCAGAGTTCCTGCGTGAAGGAAGCGCTGTCCGGGACTGCCTCTCCCCGGACCGCATCGTCATCGGGGCCGATGATCCCAGGACTGCCGGGATCCTTGGCGACCTCTATGCGCCGGTCGGGGCCGCGGTGCTTGTAACCCCCGTCACGACGGCAGAGATGATAAAATACACGAGCAATGCCGTCCTCGCGGCGAAGATCAGCCTTGCCAACGAGATAGGAAACCTCTGCAAACGGCTTGGCGTGGACTCACGTGAGGTCTTTACGGTGGTAGGGATGGACGGCCGGGTAAGCCCGGCATTCTTTAGGACGGGGATAGGGTTCGGCGGTTCCTGCTTCCCGAAGGATGTCCGGGCCCTCATCGCCGGGGCGAGAGCGCACGGCGAAGACCTGAAGATCCTCAGGGCAGTCCTTGAGGTCAACGAGGAGCAGCCCAAAAGACTCCTCTCTCTCCTCCAGCGGCATATCCCCGATCTTCAGGGGAAGACGATCGGGGTTCTCGGGCTCGCATTCAAGCCCGATACCGACGACGTCCGGGAGAGCCGGGCCATCCCGGTCGTTGCAGATCTTCTCGCTGCAGGGGCCCGGGTGGTCGCCTACGACCCGGCGGCGATGGAGAACTTCCGCCGTGTCTTCCCGCAGGTCACGTATGCGCCCGCCCCGGACGAGGTGCTCGAGGCCGATGCCGTACTCATCCTCACCGAGTGGGGGGAGTTCGAGGGGCTTGATTACCGGGGAAGGATCGTCATCGACGGCCGCCGGCTTGAGAAGGCAAAGGATGAAGCAGCCGTCTACGAGGGGGTGTGCTGGTGA
- a CDS encoding UDP-glucuronic acid decarboxylase family protein, with translation MAKQVIITGGAGFIGSHLCERLLNAGNEVLCVDNFFTGSRQNVAHLLENKNFEILRHDITFPLYVEVDEIYNLACPASPVHYQFNPAQTTKTSVMGAINMLGLAKRLRIPILQASTSEVYGDPTVHPQPETYWGNVNPIGPRACYDEGKRCAETLFFDYRRQHGLDIKVVRIFNTYGPRMHPNDGRVVSNFIVQALRNEEITVYGDGSQTRSFCYVDDLVDGMMRMMKTEKGFIGPVNLGNPGEFTILELAEMVIAMTGSKSRIVFKPLPEDDPKQRKPAIDLAEEKLGWTPKVQLEDGLKRTIEYFERVLQNE, from the coding sequence ATGGCAAAACAGGTAATCATTACTGGCGGAGCTGGTTTCATCGGCTCTCATCTTTGTGAGAGACTTCTGAATGCAGGAAACGAAGTGCTCTGTGTTGATAACTTCTTCACAGGCAGTCGCCAAAATGTGGCACATCTCCTTGAGAACAAAAATTTTGAGATCCTGCGTCACGATATCACCTTCCCGCTGTACGTCGAAGTGGACGAGATCTACAACCTTGCCTGTCCTGCAAGCCCGGTGCATTACCAATTCAACCCGGCACAGACCACCAAAACCTCGGTGATGGGGGCGATCAACATGCTGGGGCTGGCGAAACGGCTGCGCATTCCTATTCTCCAGGCGTCGACGAGTGAAGTGTATGGAGATCCGACCGTTCACCCTCAACCCGAGACCTACTGGGGGAATGTCAACCCCATTGGGCCACGTGCATGTTACGATGAGGGGAAACGCTGTGCGGAGACACTGTTCTTTGACTACCGCCGTCAACACGGGCTGGATATCAAAGTGGTTCGCATCTTCAACACCTATGGCCCCAGGATGCACCCCAATGACGGGCGAGTCGTCAGCAACTTCATCGTCCAGGCCCTTAGAAATGAGGAGATCACGGTCTACGGTGACGGATCGCAGACCCGCAGTTTCTGCTATGTAGATGATCTCGTAGACGGCATGATGCGGATGATGAAGACAGAGAAAGGGTTCATCGGCCCTGTAAACCTGGGGAATCCCGGCGAATTTACCATCCTGGAACTGGCAGAAATGGTCATCGCCATGACCGGATCGAAGAGCCGGATTGTGTTTAAACCGCTTCCAGAGGATGATCCAAAGCAGAGAAAACCGGCCATAGATTTGGCTGAAGAGAAGTTGGGCTGGACGCCAAAGGTTCAATTGGAAGACGGGTTAAAGAGAACAATAGAATATTTTGAGAGGGTATTGCAGAATGAATGA
- a CDS encoding glycosyltransferase family 4 protein produces the protein MLKKQDFDLFHPTYYDPYFLQHLQQKPFILTVYDMIHELYPGYFSPNDPTKTWKKKLIEQAEAIIAISESTKSDIIKYTNAEPDRISVVYLGNPFEYLVQSHRVKNNFEHPALEEPYILFVGNRNGYKNFIFFIKSVARLLKKDENLRVYCAGGGPFMRPELEILNELNILSKVRFINTNDLIMKHLYENAQAFIFPSLYEGFGLPILEAFSCGCPALLSNSSSLSEVGADAACYFDPNDPESLLQSIETVLSDDHYRETLIRKGFERLKLFSWENTAQGTKKVYDNLLNQ, from the coding sequence ATGTTAAAGAAACAGGACTTTGACCTGTTCCATCCGACATACTATGACCCGTATTTCTTGCAGCATCTCCAGCAAAAACCATTCATACTAACTGTTTATGATATGATCCATGAACTATATCCTGGTTACTTCTCCCCCAATGATCCTACAAAAACATGGAAAAAGAAATTGATCGAACAGGCTGAGGCAATCATTGCGATTTCAGAGAGCACGAAGAGCGATATAATAAAATATACAAATGCCGAGCCGGATAGAATCTCTGTGGTGTATCTTGGAAACCCCTTTGAATATCTGGTTCAATCACACCGGGTCAAAAACAATTTTGAGCATCCAGCACTTGAGGAGCCCTATATCTTATTTGTAGGAAATCGGAATGGGTATAAAAACTTTATATTTTTCATTAAATCCGTGGCAAGACTGCTAAAAAAAGATGAGAACCTGCGTGTCTATTGTGCTGGAGGAGGGCCATTTATGCGGCCTGAACTGGAAATACTCAATGAATTGAATATCCTTTCAAAAGTGCGATTTATCAACACAAATGATCTGATTATGAAGCATTTATATGAAAACGCACAGGCGTTCATATTCCCCTCTCTCTACGAAGGCTTTGGGCTTCCCATTCTGGAGGCATTTTCCTGTGGTTGCCCTGCGCTATTAAGTAACTCCAGTTCCCTTTCCGAGGTCGGGGCGGATGCAGCCTGCTATTTCGATCCAAATGATCCGGAATCCCTTCTTCAAAGTATCGAAACAGTTCTTTCCGACGATCATTACAGGGAGACACTTATCAGAAAAGGATTCGAACGATTAAAACTATTTTCCTGGGAGAATACGGCTCAGGGCACAAAAAAGGTCTATGACAATTTATTAAACCAGTAA
- the gmd gene encoding GDP-mannose 4,6-dehydratase has protein sequence MSNISKKALITGITGQDGSYLAEFLLYKGYEVHGIIRRASTFNTPRIDHIYTDPHDTGARLYLHYGDLSDDEQISHLIYNIKPDEVYHLGAQSHVRVSFDIPEYTGNVTGLGTTRLLEMIRRSENGTKFYQASSSEMFGATPPPQSEETTFWPRSPYACAKLYAYWMTRNYRDGYGMFAANGILFNHESPRRGETFVTRKITRGIARILAGKEKYLYMGNLDARRDWGFAPEYVECMWRILQQEEPEDFVIGTGESHSVREYLETAFSYAGLDWEEHVRIDPRYFRPTEVEDLIADAGKARKKLGWKPCVTFTDLTKIMVDADLREAGLEPPGEGDAFLARKYPDRWWTKD, from the coding sequence GTGAGCAATATATCTAAAAAAGCTTTAATAACCGGCATCACCGGACAGGACGGTTCCTACCTCGCTGAGTTTCTCCTCTATAAGGGGTATGAGGTACACGGGATCATCCGGCGGGCATCGACCTTCAATACTCCCCGGATCGATCATATCTACACCGATCCGCACGATACAGGCGCACGGCTTTATCTTCACTACGGCGACCTCTCCGACGACGAGCAGATCTCCCACCTCATCTATAATATAAAACCCGACGAGGTCTACCATCTCGGGGCCCAGAGCCATGTGCGGGTCAGTTTCGATATCCCCGAGTACACCGGGAACGTCACCGGGCTCGGGACGACCCGGCTTCTTGAGATGATCAGGAGGAGCGAGAACGGGACGAAGTTCTACCAGGCTTCGAGCAGCGAGATGTTCGGAGCGACACCGCCGCCGCAGAGCGAGGAAACAACATTCTGGCCGCGGAGCCCCTATGCCTGCGCCAAACTCTATGCCTACTGGATGACGCGGAACTACCGTGACGGTTACGGGATGTTTGCCGCAAACGGGATTCTCTTCAACCACGAATCCCCCCGGCGGGGCGAGACGTTCGTGACGAGGAAGATCACCCGGGGGATCGCCCGGATTCTTGCCGGCAAGGAGAAGTATCTCTACATGGGGAACCTGGATGCCCGGCGGGACTGGGGATTTGCCCCGGAGTACGTCGAGTGCATGTGGAGGATCCTCCAGCAGGAAGAGCCCGAGGACTTCGTCATCGGGACCGGGGAGAGCCATTCTGTCCGGGAGTACCTTGAAACTGCCTTCTCGTACGCAGGCCTCGACTGGGAGGAGCACGTCAGGATCGATCCCCGGTACTTCCGGCCGACCGAGGTCGAAGACCTCATTGCGGATGCCGGGAAGGCCCGGAAGAAACTCGGCTGGAAGCCCTGCGTGACGTTTACCGACTTAACGAAGATCATGGTCGACGCGGACCTGAGAGAGGCAGGGCTTGAGCCCCCCGGCGAGGGGGACGCGTTCCTCGCCCGGAAGTATCCGGACCGGTGGTGGACAAAGGATTGA
- a CDS encoding HAD family hydrolase: MLTTLILDFDGVIVESLPLKTAAFKKIFSFAPPKHLDEIIAFHLENGGMSRYDKFRHIYANILHEELTPETEERLASEYVALIFESMLTVPYVEGAEELLRDCSQRIPLYIVSATPEGEMQEIAQRRNLTKYFVRIYGSPKMKAECIREILLETSALPDEALFVGDAPNDWDAARATGVRFVARIPPGDPNRFTDRPGVEGIVENLHELREYLRENICSSRSRTP, from the coding sequence ATGCTCACCACCCTCATCCTCGACTTCGACGGCGTCATCGTCGAATCCCTCCCCCTGAAGACCGCGGCGTTCAAAAAGATCTTCTCCTTCGCGCCCCCAAAACACCTCGACGAGATCATCGCCTTCCACCTCGAAAACGGCGGGATGTCCCGGTACGACAAGTTCCGCCACATCTACGCAAACATCCTCCACGAAGAACTCACCCCTGAGACAGAGGAGCGGCTCGCGAGCGAATACGTCGCTCTGATCTTTGAATCCATGCTCACCGTCCCGTACGTCGAGGGCGCAGAGGAACTCCTCAGGGACTGCTCGCAGAGAATCCCGCTCTATATCGTCTCCGCGACCCCGGAGGGCGAGATGCAGGAGATCGCCCAGCGCCGGAACCTCACAAAGTACTTCGTCCGGATCTACGGCTCGCCGAAGATGAAAGCCGAGTGCATCAGGGAGATCCTTCTAGAGACCAGCGCGCTGCCGGATGAGGCCCTCTTCGTCGGCGACGCCCCGAACGATTGGGACGCAGCCCGCGCGACCGGCGTTCGGTTCGTTGCGAGGATCCCGCCCGGCGACCCGAACCGGTTTACCGACCGGCCGGGAGTGGAGGGGATCGTGGAGAACCTTCATGAACTCCGGGAGTACCTACGGGAGAACATATGCTCATCCCGATCTCGTACCCCCTGA
- a CDS encoding ABC transporter ATP-binding protein yields MTSRKEKPIIEVKNLSKQYQIGMDRTYKRFTESFTNAVRHPIRTLSGLTEPKDTFWALKDVNFEVERGEVLGIIGRNGAGKSTLLKILSRITHPTEGEIVMRGRVGSLLEVGTGFHPELTGRENIFFNGAILGMKKREIEEKFDEIVKFSGVEKFLDTPVKRYSSGMQVRLAFSVAAHLDPEILLVDEVLAVGDAEFQKKCLGKMGEVASEGRTVLFVSHNMAAVQQLCSSGILLDEGKIVFSGTKDEAVRNYLQCSESDSKGDIETRKDRQGSQWLTFSRVSLFNSDGNEISRILCGQDVYIRFYYQSKKQVLNASVLVAFNISNSLGYLLANLNSADSGPNQFNIYKDGYFECYLPKFNLRSDVYECTLFCAINGEIVDWVRGAFRINVDDGDYYGTGKLIEREQGIVLMDCSWDSKNEDHLTYEERKRVGVFEV; encoded by the coding sequence ATGACATCCCGAAAAGAGAAACCGATCATCGAGGTAAAGAACCTCTCCAAGCAGTACCAGATAGGGATGGACCGGACTTACAAGCGGTTCACGGAGAGCTTCACGAACGCCGTGCGACATCCGATCAGGACCCTGAGTGGCCTCACTGAACCGAAGGACACCTTCTGGGCGCTCAAGGACGTCAACTTCGAGGTCGAGCGCGGCGAAGTCCTCGGCATAATCGGGCGGAACGGCGCCGGCAAGAGCACGCTCCTCAAGATCCTCTCCCGGATCACCCACCCGACCGAGGGCGAGATTGTCATGCGGGGCCGGGTCGGCTCCCTCCTCGAGGTCGGCACCGGCTTTCACCCCGAACTCACCGGCCGGGAGAACATCTTCTTCAACGGCGCCATTCTCGGCATGAAGAAGCGCGAGATCGAGGAGAAGTTCGACGAGATCGTCAAGTTCTCGGGCGTCGAGAAGTTCCTGGACACCCCGGTTAAGAGGTACTCGAGCGGGATGCAGGTGCGGCTCGCGTTCTCGGTAGCGGCGCACCTGGACCCGGAGATTCTGCTGGTGGACGAGGTGCTGGCGGTGGGGGACGCCGAGTTCCAGAAGAAGTGCCTCGGGAAGATGGGGGAGGTGGCGAGCGAGGGGAGGACGGTGCTGTTTGTGAGTCATAATATGGCGGCGGTCCAGCAGTTATGCTCATCTGGAATATTATTGGATGAGGGGAAAATTGTTTTCAGTGGCACGAAAGATGAGGCAGTTCGAAATTATCTCCAATGTAGTGAAAGCGACTCAAAAGGGGATATTGAAACGAGAAAAGACCGACAGGGGAGCCAGTGGCTAACATTTAGTCGAGTTTCTCTTTTTAATTCCGATGGCAATGAGATCAGCCGTATCTTATGTGGACAAGATGTGTACATTAGGTTCTATTATCAATCCAAAAAACAGGTTCTCAATGCATCGGTCCTCGTTGCTTTTAATATTAGCAACAGTTTGGGTTATCTTTTAGCCAACCTTAATTCTGCGGATTCCGGGCCAAATCAATTTAATATTTACAAGGACGGATATTTTGAGTGCTATTTACCAAAATTTAATCTTAGATCTGATGTCTATGAATGTACGTTATTCTGTGCAATTAATGGAGAAATTGTTGACTGGGTTAGAGGTGCCTTCAGAATTAATGTTGACGATGGAGACTATTATGGAACAGGAAAATTGATTGAACGTGAACAGGGGATTGTTCTAATGGATTGTTCTTGGGACTCCAAGAATGAAGATCATCTAACATATGAGGAGCGGAAGAGAGTTGGAGTATTTGAGGTGTGA
- a CDS encoding ABC transporter permease, with product MTEHTSDFELVIRPKYGLLDLNWKELKEYHELLFFLALREIKIRYKQTVMGASWAVLQPLFTMIVFTLIFGGLAQMPSEGIPYALFSYSGLLLWTYFQNALSGAGNSLVDNAPLLSKVYMPRLFIPTAPCLAGIVDYGIAMTILAAMMVYYQFVPTAAILLLPVIVLLTFLLAAGTGYWLSSICVKYRDVKFALPFFVQLLMFVSPVIYPTDIVGGNLQWLLSLNPLTGLLNAHRAVLLGHVPVDYVGLGVSAAITLAVFVSGVLYLRRTEKYFADLV from the coding sequence ATGACCGAGCACACCTCAGACTTCGAACTGGTCATCCGCCCGAAGTATGGTCTCCTTGACCTGAACTGGAAGGAGCTGAAGGAGTACCATGAACTCCTCTTCTTCCTCGCGCTCCGCGAGATCAAGATCCGTTACAAGCAGACCGTCATGGGTGCGTCGTGGGCGGTGCTCCAGCCGCTCTTCACGATGATTGTCTTCACCCTGATCTTCGGCGGCCTTGCGCAGATGCCATCGGAGGGGATCCCATACGCCCTCTTCTCCTACTCGGGCCTCCTCCTCTGGACCTACTTCCAGAATGCATTGTCCGGAGCGGGGAACAGCCTGGTCGACAACGCTCCGCTCCTCTCGAAGGTCTACATGCCGAGGCTATTCATCCCGACGGCACCGTGCCTTGCCGGGATCGTGGACTACGGGATCGCCATGACAATCCTCGCCGCCATGATGGTCTACTACCAGTTCGTGCCGACGGCCGCGATCCTCCTCCTGCCGGTGATCGTCCTCCTGACCTTCCTCCTCGCGGCGGGGACCGGCTACTGGCTCTCATCGATCTGCGTGAAGTACCGGGACGTCAAGTTCGCTCTCCCGTTCTTCGTCCAGCTCCTGATGTTCGTCTCCCCCGTCATCTACCCGACAGACATCGTCGGCGGGAACCTGCAGTGGCTCCTCTCCCTCAATCCGCTCACCGGCCTCCTCAACGCGCACCGGGCTGTCCTTCTCGGTCACGTCCCGGTGGACTACGTCGGCCTCGGCGTATCGGCGGCGATCACGCTTGCGGTATTCGTCAGCGGCGTCCTGTACCTCCGCCGGACAGAGAAATACTTTGCGGACCTGGTGTAA
- a CDS encoding class I SAM-dependent methyltransferase, whose translation MKKRCNICEGVMIPVFSGQILNKHKVQYFQCPDCEYICTDDPSWLQEAYKNPINRTDTGILSRNIYDAKITSCIIYSFFSQNKKYLDYGGGYGILTRLMRDIGFDFCWYDPYTQNKFAQGFEYSPNGDEIDVITSFESFEHFVQPLDDLEKIFAVSHNIIFSTVLLPKPVPKPDDWWYYGLEHGQHVSFYSQKTLQTIAKKFRVNCYSYSSIHLFTPKKIDKKLWFLVCKLYWLIFPLVKSKMVSKTFRDMEYLKISKEDEVA comes from the coding sequence ATGAAAAAGAGATGTAATATTTGTGAAGGGGTCATGATTCCTGTTTTTTCAGGTCAAATCCTAAACAAACATAAAGTTCAATATTTCCAATGTCCTGATTGTGAATACATTTGTACTGATGACCCCAGTTGGTTGCAAGAAGCATATAAAAATCCAATTAATCGTACCGACACAGGTATATTGTCGCGTAACATCTACGACGCCAAAATAACTTCATGTATTATTTACAGTTTTTTTTCTCAAAACAAGAAATATCTAGATTATGGCGGAGGCTACGGAATTCTTACCCGCCTAATGCGAGATATTGGTTTTGATTTTTGTTGGTACGATCCATATACACAAAACAAATTTGCACAAGGATTTGAGTACTCTCCCAATGGCGATGAAATAGACGTTATTACCTCGTTTGAAAGTTTTGAACATTTTGTCCAGCCTCTTGATGATCTCGAAAAAATTTTTGCTGTATCTCACAATATTATTTTTTCAACAGTATTATTGCCTAAGCCCGTACCGAAACCTGATGACTGGTGGTATTATGGCTTAGAGCATGGACAGCATGTTTCATTTTACTCCCAGAAAACATTACAAACCATAGCCAAAAAATTTAGGGTGAACTGTTATTCGTACAGTTCCATACATCTTTTTACGCCTAAAAAAATAGATAAAAAATTGTGGTTTCTTGTGTGCAAACTGTACTGGTTGATATTTCCATTGGTTAAATCAAAAATGGTCAGTAAAACATTTCGAGATATGGAATACCTTAAAATTAGCAAGGAGGATGAGGTTGCATGA
- a CDS encoding GDP-L-fucose synthase family protein produces the protein MRFGDGMEVLVTGGAGFLGSSLVRTLERHGFTKESIRVPRSRDLDLRRWEDCVTAVQDVDLVIHLAAKVGGIGYNMANPGSLFYDNAIMGIQLMEAARQASVEKFVAVGTICAYPKFTPVPFREEDLWEGYPEETNAPYGLAKKMLLVQAQAYRQQYGFNAIYLLPVNLYGPGDNFDPASSHVIPALIKKFVEAVETGAESVEVWGTGAASREFLYVDDAAEGIALAAERYDRPDPVNLGAGFEITIRDLATLIADLTGFTGEIVWDTAKPDGQPRRCLDVSRAEREFGFRAKTGFEDGLRTTIEWYRNERV, from the coding sequence ATGAGGTTTGGGGACGGGATGGAGGTCCTCGTCACGGGTGGTGCCGGGTTCCTCGGCTCATCCCTCGTGAGGACGCTTGAGAGGCACGGATTTACGAAAGAGAGTATTCGGGTGCCCCGGAGCCGCGATCTTGACCTGCGGCGGTGGGAGGACTGCGTCACCGCGGTCCAGGACGTCGACCTTGTCATCCACCTCGCGGCGAAGGTCGGGGGGATCGGCTACAACATGGCAAACCCGGGCTCCCTCTTCTACGACAACGCCATCATGGGGATCCAGCTGATGGAGGCCGCCCGGCAGGCAAGCGTGGAGAAGTTCGTCGCCGTCGGGACGATCTGCGCCTACCCGAAGTTCACGCCGGTTCCGTTCCGGGAAGAAGACCTCTGGGAGGGGTATCCCGAGGAGACCAACGCCCCCTACGGTCTCGCAAAGAAGATGCTCCTCGTCCAGGCTCAGGCCTACCGGCAGCAGTACGGCTTTAACGCGATCTACCTCCTCCCGGTGAACCTCTACGGTCCCGGTGACAACTTCGACCCTGCGAGTTCGCACGTCATCCCGGCCCTGATCAAGAAGTTCGTCGAGGCGGTGGAGACCGGTGCGGAGAGTGTCGAGGTCTGGGGGACCGGCGCGGCTTCCCGCGAGTTCCTCTACGTCGACGACGCCGCCGAGGGGATCGCGCTCGCCGCCGAACGCTACGACAGGCCCGACCCGGTGAACCTCGGGGCGGGTTTCGAGATCACCATTCGCGACCTTGCAACCCTCATCGCCGATCTCACCGGGTTTACCGGCGAGATCGTCTGGGATACGGCGAAGCCGGACGGTCAGCCCCGGCGGTGCCTGGACGTCTCGCGCGCGGAGCGGGAGTTCGGGTTCCGCGCGAAGACGGGCTTTGAGGATGGGTTGAGGACGACGATTGAGTGGTACAGGAACGAGAGAGTATGA
- a CDS encoding FkbM family methyltransferase — translation MDLFRWERMTGYYRSFRSLLNNAKKRASNTQLPLFRRSFSLDQLDIKLKSYIDFTDGFFIEVGANDGISQSNTLYFEKYMGWKGLLIEAIPDLADKCRQNRPRCITENYALVAFDYPEDTIVMNYCNLMSCAQDAFHDEATARHYIESGIKYLRENESSYKIQVAARPLSVVLDSHNLNHIDLLSLDVEGYEVEVLRGIDFDRHAPNYLLIEVRPEHKKNIEEIIGKKYNVLDVLNSNELYSDILYSLQE, via the coding sequence GTGGACTTGTTCAGGTGGGAGAGGATGACAGGTTATTATAGATCTTTTCGCAGTCTGCTTAATAACGCAAAAAAGAGGGCGAGTAACACTCAATTACCGCTCTTTAGAAGATCTTTTTCACTGGATCAACTCGATATAAAGTTGAAATCATATATTGACTTTACGGACGGTTTTTTCATTGAAGTTGGTGCTAATGATGGAATAAGTCAAAGTAACACATTATATTTTGAGAAATATATGGGATGGAAAGGATTACTAATCGAAGCTATTCCTGATCTTGCAGATAAGTGTCGTCAAAACCGTCCAAGATGTATTACTGAAAACTATGCACTCGTTGCATTCGATTATCCCGAAGATACAATTGTGATGAATTATTGTAATTTGATGAGTTGCGCACAAGATGCATTTCATGATGAGGCGACTGCTCGTCATTATATTGAATCGGGGATAAAATATCTCAGGGAAAATGAATCTTCATATAAAATACAAGTGGCTGCCAGACCACTTTCTGTTGTTCTGGACTCCCATAACCTGAATCACATTGATTTACTATCCCTAGATGTCGAAGGTTATGAGGTCGAGGTTCTTAGGGGGATTGACTTTGATCGGCATGCTCCTAATTATCTCCTTATTGAAGTTCGACCCGAACATAAAAAGAATATAGAGGAAATAATTGGAAAAAAGTATAATGTTTTAGATGTTCTAAATTCAAATGAACTTTATTCGGATATCCTTTACTCTCTTCAGGAGTGA
- the galU gene encoding UTP--glucose-1-phosphate uridylyltransferase GalU, translating to MEVKKAVIPAAGLGTRFLPATKAMPKEMLPLIDRPVIQYVVEEAIASGIDDILIITGRGKRAIEDYFDDSPELELHLKENGKEKLLKVVQDVSSLADIHYIRQKEPKGLGDAVLRAEKHIGDEPFAVLLGDDIIRNSTPCTRQLIDISGRYDASVLAVEEVPPEKISSYGIIRGREFLDSLYILEDIVEKPSVEDAPSNIGAIGRYVFTPEIFDCLKRTATGVGGEIQLTDAIRMLMQQQQVYAYAFEGKRYDTGDKAGYVQAIIDFALERPSLREGVMSHLREAMKVERYADRIHGIREP from the coding sequence ATGGAGGTCAAGAAAGCTGTTATTCCTGCGGCCGGCCTCGGCACTCGGTTCCTCCCTGCGACGAAGGCCATGCCCAAGGAGATGCTTCCCCTCATCGACCGGCCGGTCATCCAGTACGTCGTCGAGGAGGCGATCGCCTCGGGGATCGACGATATCCTGATCATAACCGGCCGGGGAAAGCGCGCGATCGAGGATTACTTCGACGACTCCCCGGAACTGGAACTTCACCTGAAGGAGAACGGGAAGGAGAAACTCCTCAAAGTGGTGCAGGATGTTTCGTCTCTTGCGGATATCCACTATATCAGGCAGAAGGAACCGAAAGGACTTGGCGACGCGGTGCTTCGGGCAGAGAAGCATATCGGGGACGAGCCCTTCGCCGTCCTCCTTGGCGATGATATTATCCGGAATTCAACCCCATGTACACGGCAGTTGATCGATATATCCGGGCGGTACGACGCGTCGGTGCTGGCTGTCGAGGAGGTTCCCCCGGAGAAGATCAGCAGTTACGGGATCATCCGGGGCAGGGAGTTTTTAGACTCTCTCTACATACTCGAAGATATCGTCGAGAAACCCTCTGTTGAAGATGCTCCTTCGAACATCGGCGCAATCGGGAGGTATGTCTTCACCCCGGAGATCTTTGATTGCCTGAAACGCACGGCGACAGGGGTCGGAGGGGAGATTCAGTTGACGGACGCGATACGGATGCTCATGCAACAGCAGCAGGTGTATGCCTACGCCTTCGAGGGCAAGAGGTATGACACCGGGGACAAGGCAGGCTACGTACAGGCGATCATCGACTTCGCGCTCGAGAGGCCTTCGCTGAGGGAGGGGGTCATGTCTCATCTCCGGGAGGCGATGAAGGTAGAGCGCTACGCTGACAGGATTCACGGAATTAGAGAACCATGA